One Stenotrophomonas sp. SAU14A_NAIMI4_5 DNA segment encodes these proteins:
- a CDS encoding FAD-binding oxidoreductase — MTTRRAFIAGCAAATAASACTRRGTPVANDISQLEPTDVAAVRAVAETADLQAALQQHRGTICVAGGRYSMGGQTSAAGALQLDLTPSHRLLWLDVARKAVRVQAGMRWRTLQEWLDPHNLSVKVMQSFSNFTVGGSVSVNCHGRYVGSGSIASTVRALQVVLRSGEVVETSRTQHRELFAAVIGGYGLIGVVSEVELDLADNDRMARHMERVALADYPQWFRENVASRKDALMHNADLIPPRFDAPVTVTWRRSTAALTDTRRLIPVGANYAHEQNMIWAVTELPGGPQLRENSVVKQQIAEPRVIHRNLEASLDVAALEPRTRAMSTYLLQEYFIPVRSFQAFATRMAAILQHHRVDALNVSIRHAPADTTALMKWANEEVFCFVLYHKQRRHPWGDTMSTRWTRALIDAAVESGGRYYLPYRPHATREQFQRAYPQWNAFVERKRQYDPQMQLVNHLWQRYLAAP; from the coding sequence ATGACCACCCGTCGCGCGTTCATCGCAGGCTGTGCCGCCGCCACTGCCGCCAGTGCCTGTACCCGGCGCGGCACGCCCGTGGCCAACGACATCAGCCAGCTGGAACCCACCGACGTGGCCGCGGTGCGGGCCGTTGCCGAAACGGCCGACCTGCAGGCCGCCCTGCAGCAGCACCGGGGCACGATCTGCGTGGCCGGCGGCCGCTACAGCATGGGCGGGCAGACCAGTGCGGCCGGCGCCCTGCAGCTGGACCTGACGCCGAGCCACCGCCTGCTGTGGCTGGACGTCGCGCGCAAGGCGGTGCGGGTGCAGGCTGGCATGCGCTGGCGCACGCTGCAGGAATGGCTGGACCCGCACAACCTGTCGGTGAAGGTGATGCAGAGCTTCAGCAACTTCACCGTAGGCGGTTCGGTGTCGGTGAACTGCCATGGCCGCTACGTCGGCAGCGGCAGCATCGCTTCCACCGTGCGTGCGCTGCAGGTGGTACTGCGGTCCGGCGAGGTGGTCGAGACCTCGCGCACGCAGCACCGGGAGCTGTTCGCCGCGGTCATCGGTGGCTATGGCCTGATCGGCGTGGTCAGTGAAGTCGAGCTGGACCTGGCCGACAACGACCGCATGGCGCGGCACATGGAGCGGGTGGCACTGGCCGATTACCCGCAGTGGTTCCGCGAAAACGTGGCGTCGCGCAAGGATGCGTTGATGCACAACGCCGACCTCATTCCTCCGCGTTTCGATGCACCGGTGACCGTGACCTGGCGGCGCAGCACGGCAGCGCTGACTGACACCCGGCGCCTGATACCGGTGGGTGCGAACTATGCCCACGAGCAGAACATGATCTGGGCCGTCACCGAGCTGCCCGGCGGCCCGCAGCTGCGCGAGAACTCGGTGGTGAAGCAGCAGATTGCCGAACCGCGGGTGATCCATCGCAACCTGGAAGCGAGCCTGGACGTGGCCGCGCTGGAACCACGCACGCGCGCGATGTCGACCTACCTGCTGCAGGAATACTTCATCCCCGTGCGCAGCTTCCAGGCCTTCGCCACGCGTATGGCCGCGATCCTGCAGCACCACCGCGTGGATGCGTTGAACGTATCGATCCGCCACGCGCCGGCGGATACGACCGCGTTGATGAAGTGGGCGAACGAAGAAGTGTTCTGCTTCGTGCTGTACCACAAGCAGCGACGACACCCGTGGGGCGACACGATGTCCACGCGCTGGACCCGCGCATTGATCGACGCCGCGGTGGAGAGCGGCGGCCGTTACTACCTGCCCTACCGCCCGCACGCCACA
- a CDS encoding patatin-like phospholipase family protein, translating to MADKYCDLVMKGGITSGIVYPNAVLALARDYRFKSIGGTSAGAIAAAVAAAAAYGDRRQQAGEHLADDTGYGGLSAVSAQLSRRGFIYSLFQPARGARAAYRLLVALTGGYGWPRKLLCLAVAVFEIAPLEVLVSLALLLGLGWWGGGWSGVAATLLPSLLCAYGAGVAGAALRVARVARRNLLGLCSGLGRDARKPALTEWLHESLQQLSGKPLDAPLTFADLHDAPRYAGEPESPHAISLQMITTCVSHNEPRTLPLGGAQFWFLREEFEQLFPASVVQWLVDHAGAPVDVEGRQYYHLPQGPQLPVLVATRMSLSFPLLISAVPLHEPARRERRCEPSPAAADAEHNVADSMEGLTSAGQSCGPVITAFRICWFSDGGISSNFPIHLFDAAMPRWPTFAINLVYPQHAEDVSHGTTGQQALERAVVLPTENRHGWQRHYQSIATPLAAAELGRFLFAVVATMQNWRDLLQARAPGYRDRIVHVSLQGDEGGMNLDMPQEVLSRIADKGSLAGARFCAFSFENHYWIRWRNLASAYQRYTLEVARTDDPAQQVLAYRAAYSIVARGEPVPPSYKLGSEDKRRGSQQLWAQMVEQGRTWEDLGPDLTDGAPRPLPQMKVTPIY from the coding sequence GTGGCAGACAAGTACTGCGATCTGGTCATGAAGGGCGGCATCACCAGCGGCATCGTGTACCCCAATGCGGTACTGGCGCTGGCCCGCGATTACCGGTTCAAGAGCATCGGTGGCACCTCGGCCGGCGCCATTGCCGCGGCGGTCGCGGCAGCGGCGGCCTATGGCGATCGCCGCCAGCAGGCCGGCGAGCACTTGGCCGACGACACCGGCTATGGCGGCCTGTCAGCCGTGTCGGCGCAGCTGTCGCGGCGCGGCTTCATCTACAGCCTGTTCCAGCCGGCGCGCGGTGCGCGGGCGGCGTACCGGCTGCTGGTGGCGCTGACCGGTGGCTACGGCTGGCCGCGCAAGCTGCTGTGCCTGGCGGTGGCCGTGTTCGAAATCGCCCCGCTGGAAGTGCTGGTGTCGCTGGCGCTGCTGCTCGGCCTGGGCTGGTGGGGCGGCGGTTGGAGCGGCGTGGCGGCTACCCTGCTGCCGTCGCTGCTGTGCGCCTATGGTGCGGGTGTGGCCGGTGCCGCGCTGCGGGTGGCGAGGGTGGCACGGCGCAACCTGCTGGGCCTGTGCAGCGGCCTGGGCCGCGATGCGCGCAAGCCGGCGCTGACCGAATGGCTGCACGAGAGCCTGCAGCAGCTGTCCGGCAAGCCGCTGGACGCACCGCTCACCTTCGCCGATCTGCACGACGCGCCCCGCTATGCCGGCGAGCCGGAGAGCCCGCATGCGATCAGCCTGCAGATGATCACCACCTGCGTATCGCACAACGAACCGCGCACGCTGCCGCTGGGTGGCGCGCAGTTCTGGTTCCTGCGCGAGGAGTTCGAGCAGCTGTTCCCGGCCAGCGTGGTGCAGTGGCTGGTCGACCATGCCGGTGCGCCGGTGGATGTGGAGGGCCGGCAGTACTACCACCTGCCGCAGGGCCCGCAGTTGCCGGTGCTGGTAGCCACCCGCATGAGCCTGAGTTTCCCGCTGCTGATCAGCGCGGTGCCGCTGCATGAACCCGCGCGCCGCGAGCGCCGCTGCGAGCCGTCGCCGGCCGCGGCCGATGCCGAACACAACGTGGCCGACAGCATGGAAGGACTGACCAGTGCCGGCCAGTCCTGCGGGCCGGTCATCACCGCGTTCCGCATCTGCTGGTTCTCCGATGGCGGCATCAGCAGCAACTTCCCCATCCACCTGTTCGACGCGGCGATGCCACGCTGGCCGACCTTCGCGATCAACCTGGTCTACCCGCAGCACGCCGAGGATGTCAGCCACGGCACCACCGGCCAGCAGGCGCTGGAGCGTGCGGTGGTGCTGCCTACCGAGAACCGCCACGGCTGGCAGCGGCATTACCAGTCCATCGCCACGCCGCTGGCCGCGGCCGAGCTGGGTCGCTTCCTGTTCGCGGTGGTGGCCACCATGCAGAACTGGCGCGACCTGCTGCAGGCGCGTGCACCGGGCTACCGCGACCGCATCGTGCATGTGAGCCTGCAGGGCGACGAAGGCGGCATGAACCTGGACATGCCGCAGGAGGTGCTGAGCCGCATCGCTGACAAGGGCAGCCTGGCCGGCGCACGCTTCTGCGCGTTCTCGTTCGAGAATCACTACTGGATCCGTTGGCGCAACCTCGCTTCGGCCTACCAGCGCTACACGCTGGAAGTGGCGCGCACCGACGACCCGGCGCAGCAGGTGCTGGCTTATCGTGCGGCGTATTCCATCGTCGCCCGCGGCGAACCGGTGCCGCCGTCGTACAAGCTCGGCTCGGAAGACAAGCGTCGTGGTTCGCAGCAGCTGTGGGCGCAGATGGTGGAGCAGGGCCGCACCTGGGAAGACCTGGGCCCGGACCTGACCGACGGCGCACCACGTCCGCTGCCGCAGATGAAGGTCACGCCGATCTACTGA